The following coding sequences lie in one Thermosulfuriphilus ammonigenes genomic window:
- a CDS encoding NADH-quinone oxidoreductase subunit C has translation MELQARLKSRFADDILEFIEFRGDLTIEIPREKQFSILKALREEDDFSFDMLIDVIGLDNYPPPEGKPRFEVIYLLLATKTNERLRVKVRVPEDDPRLQSVTSIWKAADWPERETYDMFGIVFEGHHNLKRLLMWDEFPAHPLRKDYALEGQGEERVLKYR, from the coding sequence ATGGAGCTTCAGGCCCGCTTAAAGAGCCGTTTCGCGGATGATATCCTGGAGTTTATCGAGTTTCGGGGAGATCTGACCATAGAGATTCCCCGTGAGAAGCAGTTTTCGATTCTTAAGGCCCTTCGAGAGGAGGATGATTTCTCCTTTGATATGCTTATTGATGTCATCGGGCTTGATAACTACCCCCCGCCAGAAGGAAAGCCTCGCTTTGAAGTTATCTATCTTCTTTTGGCTACCAAGACTAATGAGAGATTGAGGGTCAAGGTTCGAGTGCCTGAAGACGATCCCCGACTTCAGTCGGTGACTTCTATCTGGAAGGCCGCTGATTGGCCGGAGAGGGAGACCTATGACATGTTCGGCATTGTTTTTGAGGGCCATCATAATCTAAAGCGTCTCCTTATGTGGGATGAATTTCCGGCGCATCCCCTGCGGAAAGACTACGCTCTCGAGGGTCAGGGAGAAGAAAGGGTTCTTAAGTATCGCTAA
- a CDS encoding NADH-quinone oxidoreductase subunit A: MGGFEYIAAYLAIAAVVAAAMIFFSYLLGPKRWDADKLDTYECGVPLLDPSRKRYDVKYYLVAVLFLIFDLETVLIYPLASKFRVYAQYGWAIFIEVFIFVFILLVGLIYALKKGAVEWER, translated from the coding sequence ATGGGAGGTTTTGAATACATTGCTGCCTACCTGGCTATTGCCGCTGTAGTGGCAGCGGCAATGATCTTTTTCTCCTATCTTTTGGGGCCCAAGCGGTGGGATGCCGACAAGCTTGACACCTATGAATGTGGTGTCCCTCTTCTTGATCCTTCTCGCAAAAGGTATGACGTTAAGTACTACCTGGTAGCTGTTCTTTTCCTCATCTTTGATCTGGAGACGGTCCTTATTTATCCCTTGGCTTCCAAGTTTAGGGTCTATGCCCAATACGGCTGGGCCATTTTTATAGAGGTCTTCATCTTCGTCTTTATCCTTCTGGTGGGTCTTATCTATGCGCTGAAGAAGGGCGCTGTGGAGTGGGAGCGTTAA
- a CDS encoding FAD:protein FMN transferase, translating into MKRRTLIKGLLAGGLWGVAYQAVEAIEGEFSWGKGEHLVSRSRTAMGTLVSVTVIDHSRDLAEEAILQAFETMDSLVATLSRHQKKSPIFTLNTTGYLRNPPQPVVEVLSLASHHWKITRGAFDISVKPLLDLYQNRFSQGQRPDVKEIKEALETVGFEKVAFSSRGIFFKRQGMGITLDGLAKGYIVDAMVDELRKMGVNHGLVNAGGDLRAFGGRGPNRPWRIAVRDPKQKSGILKRFELFDGACATSGDYEIYFDRERLFYHIVDPQSGLSPKGLSSATVLARSAAQADALSTALMVLGPSGRGMLSSLGFRAYIVPKV; encoded by the coding sequence ATGAAACGTCGGACCTTAATCAAAGGTCTTCTTGCTGGGGGTCTTTGGGGGGTCGCTTATCAGGCCGTGGAGGCTATAGAAGGAGAATTTTCTTGGGGTAAAGGGGAGCATCTCGTCTCCCGGAGCCGTACGGCTATGGGAACCCTGGTCTCTGTCACGGTGATTGATCATTCTCGAGATTTAGCCGAGGAGGCCATTTTACAGGCCTTTGAAACCATGGATTCTTTGGTGGCCACGCTCAGTCGTCATCAAAAAAAATCCCCCATTTTTACCCTTAATACCACCGGCTATCTTAGAAACCCTCCCCAACCTGTGGTCGAAGTCTTAAGTTTGGCTAGCCATCACTGGAAGATAACCAGGGGAGCCTTTGATATTAGCGTAAAGCCTCTCCTTGATCTTTACCAAAATCGCTTTTCCCAAGGACAAAGACCCGATGTGAAGGAAATAAAAGAGGCTTTAGAGACTGTGGGCTTCGAGAAGGTTGCCTTCTCATCAAGGGGCATCTTTTTTAAACGTCAGGGCATGGGTATTACCCTGGATGGTCTGGCCAAGGGCTATATAGTGGATGCCATGGTAGATGAACTCAGAAAAATGGGGGTTAATCACGGACTGGTAAATGCCGGTGGGGATCTTAGAGCCTTTGGAGGGCGAGGCCCAAATCGTCCTTGGAGAATTGCCGTCAGGGATCCGAAACAAAAGAGCGGGATCCTCAAACGTTTTGAGCTTTTTGACGGTGCCTGTGCCACTTCTGGCGATTATGAAATATATTTTGATCGAGAGCGTCTCTTCTACCATATTGTTGATCCTCAAAGCGGCCTGTCCCCTAAAGGGTTGTCTTCGGCCACGGTGTTGGCCCGGTCGGCGGCCCAGGCAGATGCCCTCTCCACAGCCCTTATGGTTCTAGGGCCATCGGGGCGGGGTATGTTGAGTAGCCTAGGCTTTAGGGCCTACATAGTACCTAAGGTTTAA
- a CDS encoding NADH-quinone oxidoreductase subunit B: protein MGVEGYTGEGWFLTQLNKLVNWGRKNSLWPLPFGTACCGIELMATLASSYDMARFGAERVSFAPRQADLLIVAGTITKKMAPVLRKIYLQMAEPKWVIAMGACACSGGVFRTYATLQGIDLIIPVDVYIPGCPPRPEALLQALIMIQKKIEKERPLSRVAQAGG, encoded by the coding sequence ATGGGTGTTGAAGGGTATACCGGAGAAGGCTGGTTTTTAACTCAACTCAACAAACTGGTTAACTGGGGGCGTAAAAATTCTCTCTGGCCCCTTCCTTTTGGAACAGCCTGCTGTGGTATAGAGCTTATGGCCACTTTGGCTTCCTCCTATGATATGGCTCGCTTTGGAGCTGAGCGGGTATCTTTTGCCCCCCGCCAGGCTGATCTTCTCATAGTGGCCGGGACCATTACCAAAAAGATGGCTCCGGTGTTGCGCAAGATTTATCTCCAAATGGCCGAACCCAAGTGGGTGATTGCCATGGGAGCCTGTGCCTGTAGTGGGGGTGTCTTCCGTACCTACGCTACTTTGCAGGGGATTGATCTCATTATTCCTGTGGATGTCTATATTCCTGGTTGTCCGCCAAGGCCTGAGGCCCTCCTTCAGGCCCTAATTATGATCCAGAAAAAAATCGAAAAGGAACGGCCTCTGTCACGGGTGGCCCAGGCTGGAGGTTAG
- a CDS encoding NADH-quinone oxidoreductase subunit D gives MAIREKIVEFSPEHIVKINIGPSHPAMHGTLRVITKIDGELIIDAQPEIGYLHRGLEKLCENLNYHQIIPLTDRLNYVSAICNNVAYQMTVEKLLDIEVPERAQWLRVIFMELARIADHIVCLGILGVDIGAFTPFLYVFIEREKIYDIFEAYNGARLTNTFGRIGGLDQEPPENLEEMIRDLFKTLPRAIDEMDKLLTRNRIWMDRTIGVSAFTPEQAIEWGFTGPCLRACGVRRDLRKDEPYLTYPALEFEVPVGSHGDIYDRYIVRLEEMRQSIRIIDQCLRMMPKEGPIKAATPIKPAAKAKLPAGDVYFALESPNGELGFFIRSDGTERPARLHVRAPCYMIYQAFPELTRGGMVADLIAVLSSLNVIAGELDR, from the coding sequence ATGGCTATCAGGGAAAAGATCGTCGAGTTTTCGCCAGAACATATCGTCAAAATTAATATTGGTCCCTCCCATCCGGCCATGCATGGGACTCTCCGGGTGATCACTAAGATCGACGGAGAGTTAATCATCGATGCCCAGCCCGAGATAGGCTACCTTCATCGAGGTTTAGAGAAGCTCTGCGAGAACCTCAATTACCACCAGATAATTCCCCTGACAGATCGTCTTAACTATGTCTCGGCCATATGTAACAACGTGGCCTATCAAATGACAGTAGAGAAACTTCTTGATATTGAGGTCCCTGAAAGGGCCCAGTGGTTACGGGTCATCTTTATGGAGCTGGCCCGTATCGCGGATCACATTGTCTGTTTGGGCATTCTGGGGGTAGATATCGGGGCCTTTACCCCCTTTCTCTATGTCTTTATCGAGAGAGAAAAGATCTACGACATCTTTGAGGCCTACAACGGAGCCCGCCTAACAAACACCTTTGGTCGTATCGGTGGCCTGGATCAAGAGCCTCCAGAGAATCTTGAGGAGATGATTCGAGATCTTTTTAAGACCCTTCCCCGGGCCATCGACGAGATGGATAAGCTCCTTACCCGCAATCGTATTTGGATGGACCGTACCATCGGTGTCTCGGCCTTTACCCCTGAGCAGGCCATAGAATGGGGGTTTACCGGGCCTTGCCTTCGGGCCTGCGGTGTAAGAAGGGATCTCCGGAAGGACGAACCATATCTTACCTATCCGGCCCTAGAATTTGAGGTCCCGGTGGGCAGTCACGGAGATATCTATGATCGCTACATTGTCCGTCTGGAGGAGATGCGGCAGTCCATTCGGATCATCGACCAGTGTCTCAGGATGATGCCCAAGGAGGGCCCCATCAAGGCGGCTACCCCTATCAAGCCAGCGGCCAAGGCCAAGCTTCCCGCAGGGGATGTCTATTTTGCCCTCGAGTCTCCTAACGGGGAGTTAGGTTTTTTTATCCGGAGCGATGGTACAGAGCGTCCGGCCCGCCTCCATGTGCGGGCTCCATGTTACATGATATACCAGGCCTTTCCTGAGCTTACCCGTGGGGGGATGGTGGCTGATCTCATTGCCGTCCTCTCCAGCCTTAACGTGATTGCCGGAGAGCTGGACCGATGA